AATGTCCATTTTATGTTGATGTCAACGTTAGCTCACAAACATTAGCTCCGTTAACACCAGAGCTGAGCTTAGCTCGGAGGCTGACATTAGCCTCCGAGCTGACGTTAGCTCagaggctaatgttagctcggaGGCTAACGTCCGCTCtgaggctaatgttagctcagaggctaatgttagctcgaAGGCTAACGTCAGCTCGGAGGCTAACGTCAGCTCGGAGGCTAACGTCAGCTCGGAGGCTAATGTCTCTAACGTCAGCTCGAAGGCTAACGTCAGCTCGAAGGCTAACGTCAGCTCggaggctaatgttagctcggaGGCTAACGTCCGCTCggaggctaacgttagctgaaCGGTGACTCAGCTGTTTCTACTTGTTAGCTAGCCAgtccttttctgtttgttttctgatttaAGGATTCTGTTTAAAAATACAACTGGACAGAATGAGTAAGCAAAAAAATGTTAGCTTATTAACTCTATTAACATCAAAGCTCTGTGGCTAGCTAGCTTTGAACCACAGGAATACAGTTAGCTCGGAGGTTAACATTAGCTCggaggctaacgttagctcggaGGTTAACGTTAGCTCGGAGGCTAGCGTTAGCTCGGAGGTTAACGTCAGCTCggaggctaacgttagctcggaGGTTAACGTTAGCTCGGAGGCTAGCTGTGGCAGCGCAGCGCCTctgaattcttcttcttcagttcaATCTGCGGCAGATTTAATGCGTCATTACCGCAACAGAAGTTCCCGATCGGGTCACGACATCTCGAACACGAAGCTTCTGTCCGTCACACATTGtcagagcaacaaaacaaaaacaaagaaacaaagaaactcgtgtttgttataaaaatatctGAGAAGACTGCCGGGCGCCCGATGGCTCGGAGCGCCCCCCGGTGGTGCTGTGCTGTGCGGTGCAGCAGCTGTATTGCGTAGTGATGAGAGGTAACTGAGCTGTAGCTTATCTGAGGCTGGACGCCGTCCAGGTTTCCTGCTGAGAGTCCGTTCAGTCAACAGGCTGCCGATGGTCCTACAACCGACCAGAACCCTCAAAAAAATTCTGTTCAGGCCAAATTACTGAGCTCAGTGTGATCGCAGCTCAACAACCAGAGTATTATCTTTCATCCCAGAGCTTTCAGATGATGCCACTGCCTTCACCCGGGTGCTGAACAGGCGGTGACGTACCGGCGGACCTGGAGCTGCGCTCGAGCCTGAACGGGCTGCAGCGTCCCCCATGACGGACGACCACCTgttctgatgatgatgacaccTGAGCAGGTTCAGTTCACCGAGGAAGACCATGGGATGCAGCTGAAAGCTCCAGGTGCAGATTAAAGGTCACCTTCATGATGTAATATTTCAGAGGACGTCAGTGATTACAGATCTGATCAGAGTCACAGAGACGAAACAAGCTTCAGATCTAATGAATTTAAACGAGacaaatgatttaattaattaattggaCTCGTTCAGACTTTGACGCTCGGTGACTCTGTTAATGAACGAACACTAACGAGCTCCAACATTAAACACCTGTGATCAGACGTCGTGGTTCGAGGTTTCAGTCAGAGAACTCGATCACACTGACTTTGTGGTTTTCTCGTTTGGAGCCTTTGTGGCACTTTAACGAGCTCGCGGGTTAATGAGCTGAACCCGGCGGCTCCGATTGTCTCGAGGCAGATGAAGGATCTGATCTGTTGAAGTGGCACTGAGAAGTTTGGCAGAGTTTCTGTGGTGATGCTGCTCGGTGAacctgtaaatataaaagtagaAATCTGTAACTTAACGAAGTAGACGGAGGCAGACGAGGACCGCCCAGGGCGTCGTGTGGTTATGAGGTTGTTGGAGTGTGTGGCGTTTCTTCATTTAGCTTAGAtcggttcggttcggttcgTGAAGGTAGATGCGGTTTAAAGCGGAAAAATCTCGGTCCGGACTCGGAGGCGTCCGTTCATTCGCTCGCTTCAGGTGCCCCTCCACGTCTGTCACCCCCGCCCCCCGACCTCCACCCGGGCGGGGTCAGTCAGGCCCTGTGGTGGACACCGAGGCCTGGGGACCTTCACCGTACTGGCCTCCACCGCTGCTGCTCCCGCCACCGCCCTCGGGCTCCTCCTGGCTCGGGGAGGCCTCGTCGCTCGGACCTCCCCTGGACGTGACGGAGGCGGTGGTGGTCTCGGGGGAGGCGCTGTGGGCCTCCTGGGGGGCGCAGCCCGGGTGGTTCTTGCGGAAGTGCTGGTTGAGGATGGCCTGGAAGGGGAAGCTCTTCCCGCAGACGTGGCAGTGGAACGGTTTGTTGCCGGTGTGCTTGCGGATGTGGTACTCCAGCTGGTCCTTGCGGGTGTACTTCTTCCCGCAGATCCGGCAGACGAACGGCGTGATGCCCATGTGGAGCCGCATGTGGCGGTCCAGGCTGCCCTTCTGGTTGAACGACTTGCAGCAGTAGATGCAGGTGAGCCGCGGGTTGTATCGGAACCAGCGGTCCCCGACCTGCTCCCTCAGGTAGTCCTCGTAACCGCCCATATCGAACGCTGCATGCTCCTCCCCCTGGAGGAGAGAACCGCATGTTAAgacagaccagaaccagaccagaaccagaaccagaccagaACAAACTCCATCAAACTGGATTTTATGGATCAACATAGAGGACTGGATACAAACTAAGCCTGAATCCAGAAAGACGTCTTTAGTCCACCTGTCTTTAGTCCACCTGTCTTTagtctgtccacctgtcttcAGTCCACCTATGTCCTGTCTATAGTCCACTTGTCTTTAGtccacctgtcacctgtctttAGTCCACCTGTCTTTAGTCCACCTGTCTTCAGtccacctgtcacctgtctttAGTCCACCTGTCTTCAGtccacctgtcacctgtcttCAGTCCACCTGTCACTTGTCTTTAGTCCACCTGTCTTCAGtccacctgtcacctgtcttCAGTCCACCTGTCACTTGTCTTCAGTCCACCTGTCTTCAGtccacctgtcacctgtctgacTGGACCTGTTCTTGTTGTTGGTACCTGAGAGCTCGGCTGTCTCAGCTCGTCCGCCCTGCTCGGTGATTCGCTCTTTGCTCTCTGACGCTCGGCGAGGACGACGACGCTGCCGGTAGGACTGAACCTGAAACACGTGAACATGTTAAGACATGCGTGTCCACGGTCAGCGCTCTGCGGCATGTCCTCCTCACCTGTCCGTTTGCCGtgactcacctgtctgtctcgctGAAGCTGGACGATGGCTGGGCGCTGCGCCCGCCCATCGAGCCCGGCGGCGCCGTCACCAGCGTGCTGCGTCCGGACGTGTCGATCATCACAGTGGCGCCCTCCTCCACTGGCCCGCCCTCCTCCTGGTGCTCTCCGGCTCCGATCCAGTCCTCCATCCTCTCCGTCTTGATCCTGACCCGGTCCATGCCGCTGTTCTCCTCGGCGCTGCCGGTCCGCTCCGGCTCGCTGCTTGTCTCCACGTACCACTGCCCGGCCCGGTTGATTCGGAGGATGGGTTCCTTGCCCGTCCTGCTGACGGCGGGCCCGGACCCCTCCAGGCCGCTGTGCTCCACAGTCGGCGGCGGGCTCAGCGGTTCCTCGGCGGGGCTGACCGCCTCGCACGCCTCCCCTCCCCCTCGTGCTCCGAGCAGCCGCAGGCCGCCGTGAGCACCTCCTCGCACCACGGCCTCCAGGGTCCTCCTGGAGCCCCGCGCCTCCTCCGCCGGCTCCTCGTCCATGTCGGCGAGGCTGATCTTCAGGTGGATCCCCTCCAGGATCTGCGTGCAGCGGTCGATGATGTGCTGCATCTGCAGGAAGCTGGCGGCCGTCAGGTAGCTGATGATGTCGGCGAGCTGCAGGCAGAGCCGGCCCGTGTAGCAGAACGACAGCAGCTGCTCGAACACGGTCGGGTTTCGGATCACCGTCAGCGACACGGTGCTCATCTGGCTCAGAGACATGTGGTCCCGGAAGTACGGCGAGCTGGCGGCGAGGACCACTTTGTGCGCCCGGAAGCTCTGACCCTGCACGTTGACCACGATGTCGCACAGCCGGCCCTGAACACGCAGCTGGTTCAGGTGGGACAGAACCGAGTTACTGAAGTCCGGGATGTCCAGCTGGATGCTGCCGGAGCGCTCCATGCTGCAGCCTGCGGGGACACTGCAAGACCAGAACcaggtcagaaccagaaccaagtgtgttcacacacagtaagtcacacaccaccaactctGATTTTGGTGAGAGTGGATCATATTTATGGAGAAAAAATGTTCTAGTCTGAGCAGAACcagagaccagaaccagagatcAGAACCAGAGACCTGAATCTGTGATGCTTCACTTCAGATAACTTGGAGGCATCACAGAACCTGATCCAGCTGGACCTGATCCGGACCGGGTCTCAGGGGGCCAGGTGTTCCTCCAGGTGTTCTGTGGACTCTCACCTGAAGGGGGTTCGGGCAGAGTCTGGTTCGGGTCTGGTGCAGTCGAGGCTTCAGTTCTGCAGCTAGCTGAGCATCGTTAGCAGCGCGGGAGATGACGGCGGCTCGGCTCGGTTCGGCTCAGCACGGctcggcccggcccggcccggcccgggCTGGTGCAGCTCCACCCGCTGCTCCTCCAGGCTCCGCAGCTCCAGCGGCGCTCGTGGCAGCTTCAAGGCCGAGGAACAGCAGCTGAGCTCGGGCTCCGGTCCGTCAGCAGCCGCTCTGCCGCCATTGCGCTGGAAGTCAGGCTCGGTTCAGGCTCGGTTCTGTGTCGGCGGACCGCCGCTGCTTTTCATCTTC
Above is a window of Larimichthys crocea isolate SSNF chromosome XVII, L_crocea_2.0, whole genome shotgun sequence DNA encoding:
- the zbtb37 gene encoding zinc finger and BTB domain-containing protein 37 — protein: MERSGSIQLDIPDFSNSVLSHLNQLRVQGRLCDIVVNVQGQSFRAHKVVLAASSPYFRDHMSLSQMSTVSLTVIRNPTVFEQLLSFCYTGRLCLQLADIISYLTAASFLQMQHIIDRCTQILEGIHLKISLADMDEEPAEEARGSRRTLEAVVRGGAHGGLRLLGARGGGEACEAVSPAEEPLSPPPTVEHSGLEGSGPAVSRTGKEPILRINRAGQWYVETSSEPERTGSAEENSGMDRVRIKTERMEDWIGAGEHQEEGGPVEEGATVMIDTSGRSTLVTAPPGSMGGRSAQPSSSFSETDRFSPTGSVVVLAERQRAKSESPSRADELRQPSSQGEEHAAFDMGGYEDYLREQVGDRWFRYNPRLTCIYCCKSFNQKGSLDRHMRLHMGITPFVCRICGKKYTRKDQLEYHIRKHTGNKPFHCHVCGKSFPFQAILNQHFRKNHPGCAPQEAHSASPETTTASVTSRGGPSDEASPSQEEPEGGGGSSSGGGQYGEGPQASVSTTGPD